A genomic window from Streptococcus sanguinis includes:
- a CDS encoding ribonuclease J, translated as MSKSNIKLIALGGVRENGKNLYVAEVDDSIFVLDAGLKYPENEQLGVDYVVPNMDYLFENKKRIAGVFLTHGHADAIGALPNLLADAKVPVFGSELTIELAKLFVKNNDAVKKFNDFHVIDENTEIEFGKTVVSFFRTTHSIPESLGIVIKTRKGSIVYTGDFKFDQSASPSYATDFGRLAEIGREGVLALLSDSANADSSVQVASESEVGKEIEDTIADWDGRVIVAAVASNLSRIQQVFDAAAETGRRVVLTGFDVENIVRTAIRLKKLSLVDERLLIKPKEMSKFEDHELIILETGRMGEPINGLRKMSIGRHRYVEIKEGDLIYIVTTPSIAKEAVVARVENMIYQAGGIVKLITQNLRVSGHANARDLQLMINLLQPKYLFPIQGEYRGLDAHAKAAMEVGMLPENIFIPKRGSIMEYDHGDFVPAGAVSAGDVMIDGNAIGDVGNIVLRDRKVLSEDGIFIVALTVNRKEKKIISKAKVHTRGFVYVKKSRDILRESSDIINKTVEDYLAQDSFDWGELKGAVRDSLAKYLFDQTKRRPAILPVVMEVR; from the coding sequence ATGAGCAAGAGCAATATTAAACTGATTGCTTTGGGCGGCGTACGTGAAAATGGTAAAAACCTCTACGTTGCCGAAGTGGATGATTCCATTTTTGTATTGGATGCTGGGCTGAAGTACCCAGAAAATGAGCAGTTGGGTGTGGATTATGTCGTTCCCAACATGGACTATTTGTTTGAAAATAAGAAGCGGATTGCGGGTGTCTTTCTGACGCACGGGCACGCAGATGCGATTGGTGCTCTGCCTAATCTTTTAGCAGATGCGAAGGTGCCGGTTTTCGGATCAGAGTTGACGATTGAGCTGGCTAAGCTGTTTGTCAAAAACAATGATGCGGTTAAGAAGTTCAATGATTTCCATGTGATTGATGAAAATACCGAGATTGAATTTGGCAAAACCGTGGTTTCCTTCTTCCGGACGACCCACTCGATTCCTGAGAGTTTGGGAATTGTCATCAAGACCAGAAAAGGCAGCATCGTTTATACAGGTGACTTCAAGTTTGACCAGTCTGCCAGCCCGTCCTATGCGACAGACTTTGGCCGTTTAGCTGAAATTGGCCGCGAGGGTGTTCTGGCCTTGCTCAGTGATTCAGCCAATGCGGACAGTAGTGTTCAGGTGGCTAGTGAGAGCGAGGTTGGCAAGGAAATCGAAGATACGATTGCTGACTGGGATGGTCGTGTGATTGTTGCGGCGGTTGCCAGCAACTTATCTCGTATCCAGCAGGTTTTTGATGCAGCTGCTGAGACTGGCCGCCGAGTAGTTTTGACAGGCTTTGATGTTGAAAACATCGTTCGTACGGCTATCCGCCTCAAGAAGCTGTCCTTGGTGGACGAGCGTCTCTTGATTAAGCCTAAGGAAATGTCTAAGTTTGAAGACCATGAGTTGATTATCTTGGAGACTGGCCGGATGGGTGAGCCTATCAATGGTCTGCGCAAGATGTCAATCGGACGTCACCGCTATGTGGAAATCAAGGAAGGCGATTTGATTTACATTGTAACAACGCCTTCTATTGCCAAGGAAGCGGTCGTGGCTCGTGTGGAAAATATGATTTATCAGGCGGGGGGCATTGTCAAGCTGATTACCCAAAATCTGCGGGTTTCAGGTCACGCAAATGCGCGTGATTTGCAGCTCATGATTAACCTGCTGCAGCCTAAGTACCTCTTCCCGATTCAGGGTGAGTACCGCGGTTTGGATGCTCATGCCAAGGCTGCCATGGAAGTCGGCATGCTGCCGGAAAATATCTTCATTCCTAAGCGTGGCAGCATCATGGAATACGACCATGGTGATTTTGTGCCTGCTGGTGCAGTATCAGCTGGAGATGTCATGATTGATGGAAATGCAATTGGTGATGTGGGCAATATCGTCCTGCGCGACCGCAAGGTCTTGTCTGAAGATGGTATTTTTATCGTGGCACTTACGGTTAACCGTAAGGAAAAGAAAATCATTTCCAAGGCTAAAGTACACACCCGTGGATTTGTCTATGTCAAGAAGAGCAGAGATATTTTGCGTGAAAGCTCTGACATTATCAATAAAACTGTGGAAGACTATCTGGCGCAGGACAGCTTTGACTGGGGCGAGCTAAAAGGAGCTGTCCGTGACAGTTTGGCCAAATATCTCTTTGACCAAACCAAGCGTCGTCCAGCTATTTTGCCGGTTGTTATGGAAGTGCGGTAA
- a CDS encoding ribonuclease P, protein MSLFPAIESYLPHQGAKYISPDKAGQLRESMLELRAKGQAARKEFADLVKDFQSLYPKLTLERTSQWMNQAQILRPHFWNYLKGYGEITEPMFALRLYGSAEDFGVSLEVSFMERKKDEHSLSKQNRVLELPIQPPAYYFAQIDGVSQRFEGTEENRQFLTQQLEIGQVRKVLVKYDVPLSQAASREQVLSQLQEAMTALIPFYEATRAL, encoded by the coding sequence ATGTCACTTTTTCCAGCTATTGAAAGTTATCTGCCTCATCAAGGGGCTAAGTATATCTCTCCAGACAAGGCAGGGCAGCTGCGTGAGTCTATGTTGGAGTTGAGAGCTAAGGGGCAGGCGGCACGCAAGGAGTTTGCAGACTTGGTCAAGGATTTTCAAAGCCTCTATCCTAAGCTGACCTTGGAGCGAACCAGCCAGTGGATGAATCAAGCGCAGATACTACGACCCCATTTTTGGAATTATCTTAAAGGCTATGGAGAAATTACTGAGCCAATGTTCGCCCTGCGCTTGTATGGAAGTGCAGAAGATTTCGGAGTGTCGCTGGAGGTGAGCTTCATGGAGCGCAAGAAAGATGAGCACAGCCTCAGCAAGCAAAATCGGGTCTTGGAGCTGCCTATTCAGCCGCCAGCTTACTATTTTGCTCAGATAGATGGTGTGAGTCAGCGCTTTGAAGGCACTGAGGAAAATCGTCAGTTCCTTACTCAGCAGCTGGAGATCGGTCAGGTTCGTAAGGTCTTGGTCAAATACGATGTTCCCCTTTCTCAGGCTGCTTCAAGAGAGCAGGTGCTGTCTCAGTTGCAGGAGGCCATGACAGCCTTGATTCCATTTTATGAAGCGACTCGGGCTTTATGA
- a CDS encoding glutamate--tRNA ligase, producing MTKAIRVRYAPSPTGLLHIGNARTALFNYLYARHHGGTFIIRIEDTDRKRHVEDGERSQLENLRWLGIDWDESPETHENYRQSERLDIYQKYVNELLDKGLAYKSYVTEEELAAERERQEAAGETPRYINEFLGMSEEEKAAYIAEREAAGIIPTVRLAVNESGVYKWNDMVKGEIEFEGGNIGGDWVIQKKDGYPTYNFAVVIDDHLMEISHVIRGDDHIANTPKQLMVYEALGWEAPEFGHMTLIINSETGKKLSKRDTNTLQFIEDYRKKGYLPEAVFNFIALLGWNPGGEHEIFSRQELIELFDEKRLSKSPAAFDQKKLDWMNNEYIKNADFDTIFALAKPYLEEAGRLTDKAEKLVELYKPQMKSVDEIVPLTDLFFADFPELTDAEREVMAGETVPTVLTAFKEKLEAMSDADFVTENIFPQIKAVQKEIGIKGKNLFMPIRIAVSGEMHGPELPDTIYLLGREKSIQHIENMLNQIQ from the coding sequence TTGACAAAAGCGATTCGAGTGCGTTATGCACCAAGTCCGACTGGACTTTTACACATCGGAAATGCGCGGACTGCGCTCTTTAACTACCTCTATGCTCGTCATCATGGCGGGACCTTCATTATCCGTATCGAGGATACAGACCGCAAGCGCCATGTAGAAGACGGAGAACGCTCACAGCTTGAAAACTTACGCTGGTTGGGTATTGACTGGGATGAAAGTCCTGAGACTCACGAAAACTACCGCCAGTCTGAGCGCTTGGATATTTACCAAAAATACGTCAATGAACTCTTGGACAAGGGCTTGGCTTACAAGTCCTATGTGACTGAGGAAGAATTAGCGGCTGAACGCGAACGTCAGGAAGCAGCTGGTGAGACGCCGCGTTACATCAATGAGTTTCTAGGCATGTCAGAGGAAGAGAAGGCAGCCTATATCGCTGAGCGCGAAGCGGCGGGCATTATTCCGACGGTTCGTCTGGCTGTCAATGAATCAGGTGTCTATAAGTGGAATGACATGGTCAAGGGCGAAATTGAATTTGAAGGCGGCAATATTGGTGGCGATTGGGTTATCCAGAAGAAAGACGGCTACCCAACCTACAACTTTGCTGTGGTTATTGATGACCATCTGATGGAAATTTCACATGTTATTCGTGGAGATGACCACATTGCCAACACGCCTAAGCAACTCATGGTTTATGAAGCTCTAGGCTGGGAAGCTCCAGAATTTGGGCACATGACCCTGATTATCAACTCTGAAACAGGCAAGAAACTGTCCAAGCGCGATACCAATACCTTGCAGTTTATCGAGGATTATCGCAAGAAGGGCTACCTGCCAGAAGCAGTCTTTAACTTTATTGCACTGCTGGGCTGGAATCCTGGTGGCGAGCATGAGATTTTCTCTCGTCAAGAATTGATTGAGCTCTTTGATGAAAAGCGTCTCAGCAAGTCCCCAGCTGCCTTTGACCAGAAGAAGCTGGACTGGATGAACAACGAATACATCAAGAATGCAGATTTTGACACAATCTTCGCTCTGGCTAAGCCATACTTGGAAGAAGCAGGCCGTTTGACAGATAAGGCAGAAAAGCTTGTAGAGCTCTATAAACCACAAATGAAGTCTGTAGACGAAATTGTGCCGCTGACAGACCTCTTTTTTGCGGACTTCCCAGAGTTGACAGATGCGGAGCGTGAGGTCATGGCTGGTGAAACGGTACCGACCGTGTTGACAGCTTTCAAAGAAAAGTTAGAAGCTATGTCTGATGCAGATTTTGTGACGGAGAATATCTTCCCACAAATCAAGGCTGTCCAAAAAGAGATAGGAATCAAGGGCAAAAACCTCTTTATGCCGATCCGAATTGCCGTTTCGGGTGAAATGCATGGACCAGAGCTGCCAGATACGATTTACCTGCTAGGCCGCGAAAAATCTATCCAGCATATCGAAAACATGCTAAATCAAATTCAATAA
- the rnpA gene encoding ribonuclease P protein component has product MRKNYRVKSEKDFNAIFKKGQSFANRKFVVYMLEKEQKHFRVGISVSKKLGNAVVRNRIKRKIRHVLMQHQKQLVQADFVVIARKGVEELDYHQVEQNLLHVLKIAKLYQEGFICETEK; this is encoded by the coding sequence TTGAGAAAAAACTATCGCGTCAAGAGCGAAAAAGATTTTAATGCGATTTTTAAAAAAGGACAGAGTTTTGCTAATCGAAAATTTGTCGTCTACATGCTAGAAAAAGAGCAAAAGCATTTTCGGGTTGGAATTTCCGTCAGTAAAAAGCTGGGGAATGCAGTGGTTCGTAATCGTATTAAAAGAAAAATCCGCCATGTCTTGATGCAGCATCAAAAACAGTTAGTCCAGGCAGACTTCGTCGTTATCGCCCGTAAAGGAGTGGAGGAGCTGGACTACCACCAAGTTGAACAAAATTTATTGCATGTGTTAAAAATTGCTAAACTTTATCAGGAAGGATTCATTTGTGAAACAGAAAAGTAA
- a CDS encoding IS1182 family transposase → MFHKEKSDYNRCQYGFYTIDELVPEDHFLRQLEAEVDFDFIYDLVEETYSPDQGRPSLDPVMLVKIPLIQCFYGIRSMRQTIKDIEVNVAYRWFLGLSLDDKVPHFTTYGKNYSRRFQDKALITEIFSHVLHQALCAGLIDPSEIFVDGTHIKAAANSHKYHKEMVAQQATFMSEQLEVEIDLDRRKHEKKPLKPAKESEAKEKKISRTDPESGWFHKGEHKEVFAYSAQVACDKHGWALAYTVEAGNVHDSQAFPALFAKIEPFHPTYLIADAGYKTPSIAKFLLDREITPVFPYTRPKGVKGNLRPNDFVYDSYYDCYLCPENQVLTYRTTTRAGYREYKSDSTVCVACPLLSVCTQSQNQQKVITRHVWKDALECCEEIRHQRGMKELYKKRKETIERLFGTAKEYHNLRYTREKGKSKMEDKVGLTLACLNLKKLVKMRVGKPFYFVQMTIMLSKDEIKR, encoded by the coding sequence ATGTTTCACAAAGAAAAATCTGATTATAATCGCTGCCAATATGGCTTCTATACGATAGACGAATTGGTCCCAGAAGATCACTTTCTTCGCCAATTGGAAGCGGAGGTTGATTTTGACTTTATCTATGACTTGGTTGAAGAAACCTATAGCCCAGATCAGGGTCGTCCCAGTCTAGATCCCGTCATGTTGGTCAAAATTCCTTTGATTCAATGTTTTTATGGCATTCGCTCCATGCGCCAAACCATTAAAGACATAGAAGTAAACGTAGCTTATCGTTGGTTTCTTGGACTAAGCTTGGATGACAAGGTGCCTCATTTTACCACATATGGAAAGAATTACAGCCGTCGTTTTCAAGATAAAGCACTGATTACTGAGATATTTTCACACGTACTCCATCAAGCTTTATGTGCTGGTTTGATTGATCCTTCTGAGATATTTGTGGATGGAACCCATATTAAAGCGGCAGCCAACAGCCACAAGTATCATAAGGAAATGGTTGCCCAACAAGCTACATTTATGAGTGAGCAATTGGAAGTTGAGATTGATTTAGATAGGAGAAAACACGAAAAAAAGCCCTTAAAGCCCGCAAAAGAAAGCGAGGCTAAGGAAAAGAAAATCTCAAGGACAGATCCTGAGAGTGGTTGGTTCCACAAGGGGGAACACAAGGAAGTCTTTGCCTATTCTGCCCAAGTAGCGTGTGATAAGCATGGTTGGGCCTTGGCTTATACGGTTGAAGCAGGAAATGTTCATGATAGTCAGGCTTTCCCTGCCCTTTTTGCCAAGATTGAGCCTTTTCATCCAACCTATCTCATCGCAGATGCAGGTTATAAAACCCCAAGTATTGCAAAATTTTTGTTAGACAGAGAGATTACCCCTGTCTTCCCTTATACCCGCCCCAAGGGTGTAAAAGGGAACTTAAGGCCCAATGATTTTGTTTATGATTCCTATTATGACTGTTACCTCTGTCCAGAGAACCAAGTGTTAACCTATCGCACGACGACCCGAGCAGGCTACCGTGAGTATAAGAGTGATTCAACAGTATGTGTCGCCTGTCCCCTATTATCTGTTTGTACCCAGAGCCAGAATCAGCAGAAAGTCATCACAAGACATGTATGGAAAGATGCGCTTGAATGTTGTGAAGAGATTCGACACCAAAGAGGGATGAAGGAGCTCTATAAGAAGCGCAAAGAAACCATTGAGCGGCTCTTTGGGACAGCTAAAGAATACCACAACCTCCGTTATACAAGAGAGAAAGGCAAGTCCAAGATGGAAGATAAGGTTGGGCTTACTTTGGCGTGTTTGAATCTCAAAAAACTAGTAAAAATGAGGGTGGGGAAGCCTTTTTATTTTGTTCAAATGACCATTATGCTATCAAAAGATGAAATCAAAAGATGA
- the argH gene encoding argininosuccinate lyase, whose amino-acid sequence MANHKLWGGRFEASLEAWVEEFGASIGFDYRLAPYDLQGSLAHVKMLGQTGIIAPEEAATIQAGLEKLLARYEAGELEFDVRNEDIHMNMEALLTEEIGPVAGKLHTARSRNDQVATDMHLYLKDQLGQIADKLLNLRQVLLDLAEEHVETIMPGYTHLQHAQPISFAHHLLAYYQMFSRDSQRFAFNLEHTDLSPLGAAALAGTTFPIDRELTADLLGFKGLYHNSLDAVSDRDFILEFLSNSSILIMHLSRLCEELINWCSYEYGFVSLSDTFSTGSSIMPQKKNPDMAELIRGKSGRVYGHLFSLLTVMKSLPLAYNKDLQEDKEGMFDTVDTIQKSLDIMAGMLSSMTVNKEKMLVSTQQDFSNATELADYLAKKGLPFRAAHEIVGKLVLECSKAGYYLQDIPLSRYQEVSSLIEEDIYQALESQTAVQKRNSLGGTGFAQIRQELERAKKQLEKE is encoded by the coding sequence ATGGCGAATCATAAACTGTGGGGCGGACGTTTTGAAGCCTCTCTGGAAGCCTGGGTAGAGGAATTTGGTGCCAGCATTGGCTTTGACTATCGTCTGGCTCCTTATGATCTGCAGGGCAGCCTAGCCCATGTCAAAATGTTGGGGCAGACAGGAATCATTGCTCCAGAGGAAGCGGCTACTATTCAGGCAGGCTTGGAAAAGCTGTTGGCACGTTATGAGGCTGGAGAGCTTGAGTTTGATGTGCGTAATGAAGATATTCATATGAATATGGAGGCTCTTCTGACCGAGGAGATTGGGCCAGTAGCTGGTAAGCTCCATACGGCTCGCTCCCGTAATGACCAGGTGGCGACAGATATGCACCTTTATCTCAAGGATCAGCTCGGTCAGATTGCGGATAAACTCTTGAATTTGCGACAGGTGCTGCTGGACTTGGCAGAAGAGCATGTAGAGACCATCATGCCAGGCTATACCCATCTGCAGCATGCTCAGCCGATTAGCTTTGCCCATCATTTGCTGGCCTATTATCAGATGTTCAGCCGTGATAGTCAGCGCTTTGCCTTTAATCTGGAGCATACGGATTTATCTCCTTTAGGAGCAGCGGCTCTAGCGGGAACAACGTTTCCGATTGACCGGGAGCTGACGGCTGATTTATTGGGTTTCAAAGGACTTTACCACAATTCCTTGGATGCGGTAAGTGATCGAGATTTTATTTTGGAGTTTCTATCTAACAGTAGCATTCTCATCATGCATCTGTCTCGTCTCTGCGAGGAGCTGATTAACTGGTGCAGCTATGAATACGGTTTTGTCAGTCTGTCAGACACCTTTAGCACAGGTTCTTCCATCATGCCGCAAAAGAAAAATCCGGACATGGCGGAGCTGATTCGGGGCAAGAGCGGCCGGGTTTATGGCCATCTCTTCAGCCTTCTGACGGTTATGAAATCCCTGCCCTTGGCTTACAATAAGGACCTGCAGGAAGACAAGGAAGGCATGTTTGATACAGTAGATACCATCCAGAAGTCGCTGGATATTATGGCGGGTATGCTGTCTAGTATGACTGTAAACAAAGAAAAAATGCTGGTTTCAACTCAGCAAGACTTCTCCAATGCGACGGAATTAGCTGACTATCTGGCCAAGAAAGGACTGCCTTTCCGGGCAGCTCATGAGATTGTCGGAAAGTTGGTGCTGGAATGCAGCAAGGCAGGCTATTATCTACAGGATATCCCGCTGAGCCGCTATCAGGAAGTGTCGTCGCTGATTGAGGAAGATATTTATCAAGCGCTTGAGTCGCAGACCGCTGTACAAAAGCGGAATTCCCTTGGTGGGACGGGATTTGCACAGATCCGTCAGGAGTTAGAACGGGCTAAGAAACAGCTGGAAAAGGAATAA
- a CDS encoding argininosuccinate synthase produces the protein MVKEKVILAYSGGLDTSVAITWLDKDYDVIAVCMDVGEGNDLDFIHDKALKVGAIESHVIDVKDEFAEDYVLVALQGHTFYERKYPLVSALSRPLISKKLVEIAHKTGATTIAHGCTGKGNDQVRFEVAIASLDPSLKVIAPVREWKWSREEEINYAKANGVPIPADLDSPYSVDQNLWGRANECGVLENPWNEAPEDAYDLTVAPEAAPDNPVYVNIDFEAGVPVALDGKKMKLADLILELNDLAGQHGVGRIDHVENRLVGIKSREIYECPGAVTLLAAHKEIEDLTLVRELAHFKPIIENELSNLIYNGLWFNPATEALIAYLKSTQQVVNGTAKVKLYKGSATVVARKSANSLYDESLATYTSADTFDQDAAIGFIKLWGLPSKVHAEVQAHKDK, from the coding sequence ATGGTTAAAGAGAAAGTCATTTTAGCGTATTCCGGCGGCTTGGACACTTCGGTGGCCATTACTTGGCTGGACAAGGATTATGATGTAATCGCGGTTTGCATGGACGTGGGTGAAGGAAATGATTTGGATTTCATTCATGACAAGGCGCTGAAAGTTGGCGCTATCGAATCACATGTTATTGATGTTAAAGACGAGTTTGCGGAAGACTACGTCTTGGTTGCTCTGCAAGGACACACCTTCTACGAACGAAAATATCCTCTAGTGTCCGCTCTGAGCCGACCTTTGATTTCTAAGAAATTGGTTGAAATTGCTCACAAGACAGGGGCGACGACTATTGCCCATGGCTGTACCGGAAAAGGAAATGACCAGGTTCGTTTTGAAGTGGCTATCGCCTCCTTGGATCCCAGTCTCAAGGTGATTGCCCCGGTTCGGGAGTGGAAATGGTCTCGGGAAGAAGAAATCAATTACGCCAAAGCTAATGGTGTGCCAATTCCTGCAGATCTGGATAGTCCCTACTCAGTCGATCAAAACCTTTGGGGACGGGCCAATGAGTGTGGTGTCTTGGAAAACCCTTGGAATGAAGCACCGGAAGACGCCTATGATTTGACGGTTGCACCAGAAGCAGCGCCAGACAACCCAGTCTATGTAAATATTGACTTTGAGGCTGGCGTGCCAGTTGCTTTAGATGGCAAAAAGATGAAGCTGGCGGACTTGATTCTTGAGCTGAATGACTTGGCAGGACAGCACGGTGTTGGGCGGATTGACCATGTGGAAAATCGTCTGGTAGGGATTAAGTCTCGGGAAATTTATGAATGCCCTGGTGCAGTGACCCTCTTGGCTGCCCACAAAGAAATCGAGGATCTGACTCTAGTCAGAGAATTGGCTCATTTCAAGCCGATTATCGAAAATGAGCTGTCTAATCTCATCTATAATGGCCTCTGGTTTAATCCAGCGACAGAAGCCTTGATTGCCTATCTTAAGTCCACTCAGCAGGTGGTTAATGGAACAGCTAAAGTGAAGCTTTATAAGGGATCTGCGACAGTTGTAGCGCGTAAGTCTGCTAATTCTCTCTACGACGAAAGTCTGGCTACCTATACCAGTGCAGATACCTTTGACCAGGATGCCGCGATTGGCTTTATCAAACTATGGGGGCTTCCATCTAAGGTTCACGCAGAGGTTCAGGCTCACAAGGACAAATAG
- a CDS encoding protein jag — MVIFTGASVEEAIQNGLKTLDIPRMRAHITVISREKKGFLGLFGKKPAQVDVEPIAETTVVKANQKAVKGVPEEINAQNDPVQSVSEATVDLGRVVAAIKKVEGEGEVISDEVKAEILKNDKQANTILEETGTIDLLKTNQAIDEAVAQAEADDNKVISFEQAAKDKAEPTETEESSFADLGIQVEADYDIEEVVENVTNYVQKIVDEMDVEAGISSSHNRRTINMQIDTNEPGRVIGYHGKVLKALQLLAQNYLYNQYSKSFYISINVNDYVEHRAEVLQSYAQKLAQRALEDRRGQHTDPMSNSERKIIHRIISRIDGVTSYSEGDEPNRYVVVDIDSE, encoded by the coding sequence ATGGTTATTTTTACAGGAGCAAGTGTTGAAGAAGCAATTCAAAATGGTTTGAAAACGTTGGATATTCCACGTATGAGAGCGCATATTACTGTTATTTCACGTGAGAAAAAAGGCTTTTTAGGTTTGTTTGGCAAGAAGCCAGCTCAGGTGGATGTCGAGCCGATTGCTGAGACGACAGTTGTCAAGGCCAATCAAAAGGCTGTAAAAGGTGTTCCCGAAGAGATTAACGCTCAGAATGATCCTGTGCAGTCTGTTAGTGAAGCGACGGTTGATTTGGGCCGTGTGGTAGCTGCCATCAAGAAGGTCGAAGGAGAAGGCGAAGTTATCTCAGATGAGGTCAAGGCTGAAATTCTCAAAAATGACAAGCAAGCCAATACGATTTTAGAAGAGACTGGCACCATTGATCTTCTCAAGACCAACCAAGCTATCGATGAGGCAGTTGCTCAAGCAGAAGCAGACGATAACAAGGTTATCTCTTTTGAACAAGCGGCTAAAGACAAGGCTGAGCCGACAGAAACAGAAGAAAGCTCTTTTGCTGATTTAGGCATCCAAGTCGAAGCAGACTACGATATTGAAGAAGTAGTTGAAAACGTAACGAACTATGTTCAGAAAATCGTTGATGAGATGGATGTTGAAGCGGGTATTTCCAGCAGTCACAACCGCCGGACTATCAACATGCAGATTGATACCAATGAACCGGGGCGCGTGATTGGCTACCACGGAAAAGTCTTGAAAGCTCTGCAGCTATTAGCGCAAAACTATCTTTATAACCAATATTCTAAGAGCTTCTACATTTCAATTAATGTCAATGACTATGTTGAGCATCGGGCTGAAGTGCTGCAAAGTTATGCTCAGAAACTGGCTCAGCGAGCTTTGGAAGATCGACGCGGTCAGCACACTGATCCTATGTCTAACAGCGAGCGCAAAATTATTCACCGCATCATCTCTCGCATCGATGGCGTGACTAGCTATTCCGAAGGCGACGAGCCAAACCGCTATGTCGTTGTGGATATTGACAGCGAATAA
- a CDS encoding esterase family protein — translation MAVMKIEYYSEALEMEWGVNVLYPDAARVDKPDDRDIPVLYLLHGMNGNHNSWLKRSNIERLVRSTNLIVVMPNTSNGWYTDTQYGFNYYEAIAEELPRVLKRFFPNMSDKREKNFIAGLSMGGYGAFKLALKSNRFSYAASLSGALSFLDARPDNAEMATPAYWRGVFGDFTDWTSSPHSLESLAKQSDKKTKLWAWCGEEDFLYEANQEAVKNLQDLGLEITYSHSPGKHEWYYWEKQMENVLAWLPIDFQLEERLS, via the coding sequence ATGGCAGTGATGAAAATAGAGTATTATTCTGAGGCTTTGGAGATGGAATGGGGTGTCAATGTCCTCTATCCGGACGCAGCTCGTGTTGATAAGCCGGATGATAGGGATATTCCTGTTTTGTACCTGCTTCATGGTATGAACGGTAACCACAATAGCTGGCTCAAGCGCTCAAATATTGAGCGTCTGGTTCGCTCGACCAACTTGATTGTTGTCATGCCTAATACCAGCAATGGCTGGTACACCGATACCCAGTACGGTTTTAACTATTACGAAGCCATCGCTGAGGAGCTGCCCCGGGTGCTCAAGCGCTTTTTCCCAAATATGTCAGATAAGCGTGAGAAGAATTTCATTGCTGGTCTTTCCATGGGCGGATACGGAGCCTTTAAGCTGGCTCTCAAGTCTAACCGCTTTTCATATGCCGCTAGTCTTTCTGGGGCTTTGAGTTTTCTTGATGCTCGTCCAGATAATGCTGAGATGGCAACGCCAGCCTATTGGCGAGGAGTTTTTGGAGACTTTACAGACTGGACCAGTAGCCCTCATTCGCTGGAGAGCCTAGCCAAGCAATCTGATAAAAAGACCAAGCTTTGGGCATGGTGCGGCGAAGAGGATTTTCTCTACGAGGCTAATCAGGAGGCAGTAAAAAACCTGCAAGACTTGGGCTTGGAGATTACTTACAGCCACAGTCCAGGTAAGCATGAGTGGTATTACTGGGAAAAGCAGATGGAGAATGTGCTGGCCTGGCTTCCTATTGACTTCCAGCTGGAAGAGCGCCTGTCGTAA
- a CDS encoding membrane protein insertase YidC, translating into MKQKSKLGILLVASLLFLTACGTSQVTADSNGFWEKLVYFFADTIRFLSFGGSKGIGIILFTLIIRTVLLPVFQFQTTSSRKLQEVQPHIKQLQEKYPGKDMESRTALAEETQKLYKEMGVNPYASFIPLFIQMPVLLALFQALTRVEFMKTGHFLWLNLGATDPTFILPLLAALFTFFSTWLSNKALPERNGGMTVMMYLMPVVIFFFALYAASGVALYWAVSNAYQVVQTLLLSNPFKIIAEREAKERSERQLEQKKKRALKKAQKKKK; encoded by the coding sequence GTGAAACAGAAAAGTAAATTAGGGATTTTGCTGGTCGCCTCGCTGCTCTTTCTCACAGCCTGCGGAACCAGTCAAGTAACGGCCGATTCAAATGGCTTCTGGGAGAAGCTGGTCTATTTCTTTGCGGACACCATTCGGTTTCTATCCTTTGGTGGAAGCAAGGGGATTGGGATTATTCTCTTTACCTTGATTATCCGGACAGTTCTCCTGCCGGTCTTCCAATTCCAGACGACTTCTTCACGCAAGCTGCAGGAAGTACAGCCGCATATCAAGCAACTGCAGGAAAAGTATCCTGGCAAGGATATGGAGAGCAGAACAGCCTTGGCTGAGGAAACTCAAAAACTCTACAAAGAAATGGGTGTCAATCCTTATGCCTCATTCATTCCACTCTTTATCCAGATGCCGGTGCTCTTGGCTCTGTTTCAAGCCCTGACTCGGGTTGAATTTATGAAAACAGGTCACTTCCTCTGGCTTAATCTAGGAGCGACAGATCCGACCTTTATTCTTCCGCTGTTGGCGGCTCTCTTCACTTTCTTCAGTACCTGGCTTTCAAACAAGGCCTTGCCTGAGAGAAATGGCGGGATGACAGTCATGATGTACCTGATGCCAGTGGTGATTTTCTTTTTTGCCCTTTATGCGGCGAGCGGGGTAGCCCTCTACTGGGCGGTCTCAAATGCTTATCAGGTGGTTCAGACCTTGCTGCTGAGCAATCCTTTTAAAATCATTGCTGAGCGGGAAGCCAAGGAACGGTCAGAGCGTCAATTGGAACAGAAAAAGAAACGTGCCCTGAAAAAAGCACAGAAAAAGAAAAAGTAA